One genomic region from Cyanobium usitatum str. Tous encodes:
- a CDS encoding SufD family Fe-S cluster assembly protein, with product MPNTAEWLTQLAGLPLPGRSQEEWRFTGLAALEALAPELWSGVDPFAQLSLPAGISRIEADQAQGFQQQVLKATGGSDAWSVRLNQGASPRCLALRVAGAAGPLQLNCDAGAAPGLLALQLVLVLEEGASLELLIQHGSSGPNATSLVAVAQLGRGAQLNLGLLAPGDARACLLSHLSISQAPASSLQLTTAVGGWALSRLEPRISQLEGAAHTRLRALQLVDGQELADTHSQVRFEGPDGQLDQLHKVVADGAGRSVFNGAVRVPRSAQQTNAAQLSRSLLLSDRARVDTKPELEIVADDVKCAHGATISRLQQNELFYLQSRGIGSEQASRLLLRGYCEEVLRELPAAAAALNPLKLLLREHP from the coding sequence ATGCCAAATACTGCTGAATGGCTCACCCAGCTTGCTGGCCTGCCCCTGCCGGGCCGAAGTCAGGAGGAGTGGCGATTCACAGGCCTGGCTGCCCTTGAGGCCTTGGCGCCCGAACTCTGGAGTGGTGTCGATCCATTCGCCCAACTCAGCTTGCCTGCGGGCATTAGCCGGATCGAAGCTGATCAGGCTCAGGGGTTCCAGCAGCAGGTGCTCAAAGCCACAGGCGGCAGCGATGCTTGGTCGGTGCGGCTAAACCAAGGCGCTTCGCCCCGCTGTCTGGCTTTGCGGGTGGCTGGAGCGGCTGGTCCGCTGCAATTGAATTGTGATGCCGGTGCGGCGCCGGGACTGCTGGCATTGCAGCTGGTGCTCGTGCTTGAGGAGGGCGCCAGCTTGGAGCTGCTGATCCAGCACGGCTCCAGTGGCCCCAATGCCACCAGCTTGGTAGCGGTTGCCCAGCTTGGCCGCGGCGCCCAGCTCAATCTGGGGCTGCTGGCGCCTGGCGATGCCCGCGCCTGCCTGCTCAGCCACCTGTCGATCAGCCAGGCCCCCGCCAGCTCCCTCCAGCTCACCACCGCAGTTGGGGGGTGGGCCCTAAGCCGGCTCGAGCCCCGCATCAGCCAGCTGGAGGGAGCGGCCCATACCCGGCTGCGGGCCCTGCAGCTGGTGGATGGCCAAGAGTTGGCCGACACCCACAGCCAAGTGCGTTTTGAAGGCCCCGATGGGCAGCTCGACCAGCTCCACAAGGTGGTAGCTGATGGGGCCGGACGCAGCGTGTTCAACGGGGCCGTCCGGGTGCCGCGCAGCGCCCAGCAAACCAACGCCGCCCAGCTCAGCCGCAGCCTGTTGCTCTCCGATCGGGCCCGAGTTGATACCAAACCCGAGCTCGAAATCGTCGCGGACGATGTCAAGTGCGCCCACGGCGCCACCATTAGTCGGCTGCAGCAGAACGAGCTTTTTTATCTGCAGAGCCGGGGTATTGGCTCCGAACAAGCCTCACGCTTGCTGTTGCGGGGCTACTGCGAGGAGGTGTTGCGCGAGCTTCCCGCGGCGGCGGCGGCCCTGAATCCGCTAAAGCTGCTGCTGCGGGAGCATCCATGA
- a CDS encoding SufS family cysteine desulfurase translates to MTTSTSAAPPSLEVVAPNLAALTRPDFPLLAQTACLGQPLIYLDYAATSQKPRQVLAALQHYYDHDNANVHRGAHQLSARATEGFEAARSKTATFIGAANAREIVFTRNASEAINLVARSWGEANLGPGDEVLLTVMEHHSNLVPWQLLAQRTGCVLRHAGLTESGELDLEDLRCQINERTKLVSLVQVSNTLGCLNPIEQVVALAHGAGALVLVDACQSLPHLVVNVAQLGCDFLVGSSHKLCGPTGMGFLWAREALLEAMPPFLGGGEMIQDVYLDHSSWAELPHKFEAGTPAIGEAIGMGAALDYLSAIGLERIHAWEQQLTRQLFERLQAIEGVRILGPTPEQQPDRGALAAFTVDGLHANDIAALLDSAGICIRSGHHCTQPLHRLYGLPGSARASLGFTTTPEEIDRFAEELEGTITFLREHS, encoded by the coding sequence ATGACCACCAGCACCTCAGCAGCCCCGCCCAGCCTTGAGGTGGTGGCGCCAAATCTTGCTGCCCTCACCCGGCCTGATTTCCCCCTGCTGGCCCAAACGGCTTGCCTTGGCCAGCCGCTTATCTACCTGGATTACGCCGCCACCAGCCAGAAGCCCCGTCAGGTACTGGCGGCCCTGCAGCACTACTACGACCACGACAACGCCAACGTGCACCGCGGTGCCCACCAGCTCAGTGCTCGTGCCACCGAAGGTTTTGAGGCGGCCCGCAGCAAAACTGCCACCTTCATCGGTGCGGCCAACGCGCGCGAGATCGTGTTCACCCGAAATGCCAGCGAGGCGATCAACCTGGTGGCTCGCAGCTGGGGCGAGGCCAACTTGGGCCCCGGCGATGAGGTGTTGCTCACGGTGATGGAGCACCACTCCAACCTGGTGCCCTGGCAGCTGCTGGCCCAGCGCACTGGCTGCGTGCTGCGCCATGCGGGGCTAACTGAGAGTGGTGAGCTGGATCTGGAAGATCTGCGCTGCCAGATCAATGAGCGCACCAAGCTGGTGAGCCTGGTGCAGGTGAGCAACACCCTCGGCTGCCTCAATCCGATTGAGCAGGTGGTGGCCCTGGCCCACGGCGCCGGCGCCCTGGTGCTGGTGGACGCCTGCCAGAGCCTGCCCCATCTGGTGGTGAATGTGGCCCAGCTGGGCTGCGATTTCCTGGTGGGCAGTTCCCACAAGCTGTGCGGCCCCACCGGTATGGGCTTTCTTTGGGCCCGCGAGGCCTTGCTTGAGGCGATGCCGCCCTTCCTGGGCGGCGGCGAGATGATTCAGGACGTCTATCTCGATCACAGCAGCTGGGCCGAGTTGCCGCACAAATTTGAGGCGGGCACCCCGGCCATTGGCGAGGCGATCGGCATGGGCGCCGCCCTCGACTACCTCAGTGCCATTGGTCTCGAGCGCATTCACGCCTGGGAGCAGCAGCTCACACGCCAGCTGTTTGAGCGTCTCCAGGCGATCGAGGGGGTACGCATTTTGGGTCCCACCCCCGAGCAACAACCCGACCGCGGCGCCCTGGCGGCCTTCACGGTGGATGGCCTGCACGCCAACGACATCGCCGCCCTGCTGGATTCAGCCGGCATTTGCATCCGCAGCGGCCACCACTGCACCCAGCCCCTGCACCGCCTCTACGGCCTCCCCGGCTCAGCCAGAGCCAGTCTGGGCTTCACCACCACCCCGGAAGAGATCGACCGCTTCGCTGAGGAGCTTGAGGGCACGATCACCTTCCTGCGTGAGCACAGTTAG
- a CDS encoding flavin monoamine oxidase family protein has translation MDVLIVGAGLSGLVAARRLQSAGRGVRVLEARSRVGGRMLSSTSANGSVIDLGGQWGGASHHRFAALLDELALERFASHYGDRGVFHWRGSRVEAPLAKDFASSHLFFKPESLGLTAAELEAFEDLQREFSTLVAQVDPHQPWRTPNAEQLDRVTVAQWAERHTTIPLARLPLEWLCRVGGSGGFEPWEASILHLAWTQAVAPQTESPEAWLVRGGAGAVAQRLASTLEAQAPGCLRLNRPVQAIVQDSHGVCLVDSSGEQHHAASAIVAIPPPLRLAIRFEPPLSAALSALLQRSPMGAMIKILAIYARPFWREQGLNGLGSGDLPFLELTADSGPPEGQPAVLAGFIAGERALRLGAMPALQRRQLVIDDLVAYWGPEAAKPLELVEHNWNKEPWSGGAFTSFLIPGTWTGPARLAAANHGRVIWAGSEVSPRWPGYFEGAIEAGERAAATALSELPAN, from the coding sequence GTGGATGTGCTGATCGTGGGTGCCGGGCTCTCGGGCCTGGTCGCTGCCCGCCGGCTGCAAAGCGCCGGCCGCGGGGTGCGGGTGCTGGAAGCCCGGAGCCGGGTAGGCGGGCGCATGCTGAGCAGCACCAGCGCCAATGGCAGCGTCATTGACCTGGGCGGCCAGTGGGGCGGCGCCAGCCACCACCGCTTCGCGGCCCTGCTGGATGAGCTGGCACTCGAGCGCTTTGCCAGCCACTACGGCGACCGCGGCGTCTTCCACTGGCGCGGCAGCAGGGTGGAAGCGCCCCTGGCAAAAGACTTTGCGTCAAGCCATCTCTTCTTCAAACCTGAGAGCCTCGGCCTGACTGCAGCAGAGCTGGAAGCCTTTGAGGACCTGCAGCGGGAATTCAGCACCCTGGTGGCCCAAGTGGATCCTCACCAGCCCTGGCGCACGCCCAATGCCGAGCAGCTCGACCGCGTCACGGTGGCGCAGTGGGCCGAGCGACACACCACCATCCCCCTGGCCCGCCTGCCCCTCGAGTGGCTCTGCCGCGTGGGCGGCTCCGGCGGCTTTGAACCCTGGGAGGCTTCGATCCTTCACCTGGCCTGGACCCAGGCCGTGGCCCCCCAGACGGAGAGCCCGGAAGCCTGGCTGGTGCGCGGCGGAGCCGGAGCCGTAGCCCAGCGGCTGGCCTCCACCCTGGAGGCCCAAGCGCCCGGCTGCCTGCGGCTGAACCGGCCCGTGCAGGCCATCGTTCAAGACAGCCACGGCGTTTGCCTGGTGGACAGCAGCGGGGAGCAGCATCACGCCGCCAGCGCCATCGTGGCCATCCCGCCACCGCTGCGGTTGGCGATCCGCTTCGAGCCACCCCTGAGCGCAGCCCTTAGCGCCCTGCTGCAGCGCTCACCCATGGGAGCAATGATCAAAATTCTGGCCATCTATGCCAGGCCCTTCTGGCGCGAGCAGGGGCTCAACGGCCTGGGGAGTGGCGATCTGCCGTTCCTAGAGCTCACCGCCGACAGCGGACCTCCGGAAGGCCAGCCGGCAGTGTTGGCCGGCTTCATTGCTGGCGAGCGCGCCCTGAGGCTTGGCGCCATGCCAGCCCTGCAGCGGCGGCAGCTGGTCATTGACGACCTAGTGGCCTACTGGGGGCCAGAAGCGGCCAAGCCGCTTGAGCTGGTGGAGCACAACTGGAACAAGGAGCCCTGGAGCGGCGGCGCCTTTACCAGCTTCCTGATCCCCGGCACCTGGACAGGCCCAGCCCGGCTAGCAGCTGCCAACCACGGCCGGGTGATCTGGGCGGGCAGCGAGGTTTCCCCGAGATGGCCGGGTTATTTCGAGGGAGCAATCGAAGCAGGTGAGCGAGCGGCCGCCACTGCCCTAAGCGAATTGCCAGCCAACTAA
- a CDS encoding DUF1543 domain-containing protein gives MISESQGWPELFLAVLGGRAPGCHIELHDVRFVAGATIEGALPELRRQWFGRREGLHLDSYMAVRAVDGFAVSLGREPSAPRPERLWFVNLGAYRPDSLAELHHFGLVVARSPQAAKAAAKRHWLLGALQQHKDDLVGVDDCLAIEQLELLGGERWHVQLEPHLEGLSQSQVPDWFGYRLI, from the coding sequence ATGATTTCTGAGAGCCAGGGCTGGCCCGAGTTGTTTCTGGCGGTGCTGGGCGGCCGGGCCCCTGGCTGTCACATCGAGCTCCACGACGTGCGCTTCGTGGCCGGCGCCACGATCGAAGGGGCGCTGCCGGAGCTGCGGCGGCAGTGGTTCGGGAGGCGTGAGGGCCTGCACCTGGACAGCTACATGGCGGTGCGAGCGGTGGATGGCTTCGCGGTGAGCCTCGGGCGCGAGCCGTCCGCGCCCCGGCCCGAGCGGCTTTGGTTTGTGAACCTGGGCGCCTACCGCCCCGACTCCCTAGCGGAGCTGCACCACTTCGGCCTGGTGGTGGCCCGCTCGCCCCAGGCGGCCAAGGCGGCGGCTAAGCGCCATTGGCTGCTTGGCGCCCTGCAGCAGCACAAGGACGATCTGGTGGGCGTAGACGACTGCCTGGCGATCGAGCAGCTGGAGCTGCTGGGTGGCGAGCGCTGGCATGTGCAGCTGGAGCCCCACCTTGAGGGCCTGAGCCAGAGCCAGGTGCCGGATTGGTTTGGCTACCGGCTGATTTGA
- the mtnA gene encoding S-methyl-5-thioribose-1-phosphate isomerase, protein MNIDGKPWRTIWLEPDGGSGSHAVGVIDQTLLPHQFTTRTLRSCAEAADAIRTMVVRGAPLIGVTGAYGLMLALQSDPGDASLAAAFEQLNATRPTAINLRWALERVRAKVQPLPPVERAEAARLEAAAIADEDVAMGEAIGEHGLAIFRQLAAARPGARLNVLTHCNAGWLATVDWGTALAPIYKAHRAGLNIHVWVDETRPRNQGASLTAFELAQEGVPHTVIVDNAGGHLMQHGQVDAVIVGTDRTTRRGDVCNKIGTYLKALAAHDNGVPFYVALPASTIDWTIGDGVAEIPIEARSAEEVTHIQGRAPDGAITTVQLTPTGSAGFNPAFDVTPARLVTGLITERGVAAATEAGLQELYGND, encoded by the coding sequence ATGAACATCGACGGCAAGCCCTGGCGCACGATCTGGCTGGAGCCAGACGGGGGCTCGGGCTCTCATGCGGTTGGCGTAATCGATCAGACCCTGCTGCCCCACCAGTTCACGACGCGCACCCTGCGCAGCTGCGCTGAGGCGGCTGATGCGATCCGCACGATGGTGGTGCGCGGGGCGCCTCTGATCGGCGTGACGGGCGCCTACGGGCTGATGCTGGCCCTGCAGTCGGACCCTGGCGACGCCTCTCTGGCGGCGGCCTTTGAGCAACTCAATGCCACCCGGCCCACGGCGATCAACCTGCGCTGGGCCCTGGAGCGGGTGCGGGCCAAGGTGCAGCCGCTGCCGCCGGTCGAGCGGGCCGAGGCGGCCAGGTTGGAGGCCGCGGCGATCGCCGATGAGGACGTGGCCATGGGCGAGGCCATCGGCGAGCACGGCCTGGCGATCTTCCGGCAGCTGGCGGCGGCCCGCCCCGGTGCCAGGCTCAATGTGCTCACCCACTGCAACGCCGGCTGGCTGGCCACAGTGGACTGGGGCACGGCCCTGGCCCCCATCTACAAGGCCCACCGCGCCGGGTTGAACATCCATGTGTGGGTGGACGAGACCCGCCCCCGCAACCAGGGCGCCTCACTGACGGCCTTTGAGCTGGCTCAGGAGGGTGTGCCCCACACCGTGATCGTGGATAACGCCGGCGGCCACCTGATGCAGCACGGCCAGGTGGACGCGGTGATCGTGGGCACCGACCGCACCACCCGCCGCGGCGATGTGTGCAACAAGATCGGCACCTATCTCAAGGCCCTGGCGGCCCACGACAACGGTGTGCCCTTTTATGTAGCCCTGCCCGCCTCCACGATCGACTGGACGATTGGCGATGGCGTGGCCGAGATCCCGATCGAGGCCCGCAGCGCCGAGGAGGTGACCCACATCCAGGGGCGGGCACCGGATGGCGCGATCACCACGGTGCAGCTAACGCCAACGGGCAGCGCCGGCTTCAACCCGGCCTTTGATGTCACGCCGGCGCGGCTGGTGACGGGCCTGATCACCGAGCGGGGCGTGGCCGCGGCCACGGAGGCTGGGCTGCAGGAGCTTTATGGCAATGACTGA
- a CDS encoding class II aldolase/adducin family protein: MTEQELRQQLVEVSRRLNASGLNQGTSGNLSVRIPGGLLITPSSLPFEQMQPQDLVAIAGSGKPLGAAAGQRRPSSEWRLHADLLASRPEIQAVLHCHSIHATAIACHGRPIPPFHYMTAVAGGDDIRCAAYATFGTAELSALAVQAMEDRLACLLAQHGQVTLGTSLDQALRIAVEVETLAQMYLQALQLGEPPLLSAAQMAAVHHQFRSLHYGAGA, from the coding sequence ATGACTGAGCAGGAGCTGCGCCAGCAGCTCGTGGAGGTGTCCCGGCGCCTAAACGCCAGCGGGCTCAATCAGGGCACCTCCGGCAACCTATCGGTGCGTATTCCTGGTGGCCTGCTGATCACGCCCAGCTCCCTGCCCTTCGAGCAGATGCAGCCGCAGGATCTGGTGGCGATTGCTGGCAGCGGCAAGCCACTTGGGGCGGCAGCTGGCCAGCGGCGGCCCTCCTCCGAGTGGCGGCTGCACGCCGATCTCCTCGCCAGCCGGCCTGAGATCCAGGCGGTGCTGCATTGCCATTCGATCCATGCCACGGCCATCGCCTGCCACGGCCGCCCCATCCCCCCCTTCCACTACATGACCGCGGTGGCCGGCGGCGATGACATCCGCTGCGCCGCCTACGCCACCTTTGGCACCGCCGAGCTTTCGGCCCTTGCTGTGCAGGCCATGGAGGATCGGCTGGCCTGCCTGCTGGCCCAGCACGGCCAGGTGACGCTCGGCACCAGCCTCGATCAGGCCCTGCGCATCGCCGTTGAGGTGGAGACTCTGGCCCAGATGTATCTGCAGGCCCTGCAACTCGGCGAGCCACCGCTGCTCAGCGCCGCCCAGATGGCCGCGGTGCATCACCAGTTTCGCTCCCTGCACTACGGCGCCGGCGCCTGA
- a CDS encoding sodium/glutamate symporter family protein yields MIATLASDLLPSFGWLGLALTCLSLILAVGRALGARLQLRLWGIPEALLAGLLGLLLAPGGPLPLLSPEVMQLWADLPLVLLTLVFGSLLLGKPLPKLEGLWRPVSGQVSLALVLAFGQYVVGGLAVLLVLQPWLGVSPVMACLIEVAYEGGHGSAAAMGPSYAALGFPGGQALGLAMATVGLLSSTLVGGLVVVLARSRGWLRTDAPGSAASESASAASGDSGGAMAWAAAWAVNLALVGLAVLTGVGLLGGLRWLTAGLGDGVASVVDALPVFPLAIVGSLLVRLALERSGKAHWASSVVQGQVGTLSADLLITAATAGLDLALLKADWLPLTVLALGGLVWNLAVTLLLAPRLLPADWFERAVIEFGQATGVAASGLLLLRMADPDDRSDALPAFSIKQLMLQPFLAGGVVTVVAPLAVAGWGLPLWTGFCFALVLLFGGTGLWLARNQAPAP; encoded by the coding sequence GTGATCGCAACCTTGGCGAGCGACCTGCTGCCCAGCTTCGGCTGGTTGGGCCTGGCCCTTACCTGCCTCAGCCTGATCCTGGCGGTGGGACGAGCCCTTGGTGCCCGGTTGCAGCTACGGCTCTGGGGCATCCCCGAAGCCCTGCTGGCCGGACTGCTGGGCCTACTGCTGGCCCCGGGCGGCCCCCTGCCGCTTTTGTCTCCTGAGGTGATGCAGCTATGGGCCGATCTGCCGCTGGTGCTGCTCACCCTGGTGTTCGGCTCGCTGCTGCTCGGCAAACCCCTGCCCAAACTGGAGGGGCTGTGGCGACCGGTGTCAGGGCAGGTGTCGCTGGCGCTGGTGTTGGCCTTCGGCCAATACGTGGTGGGCGGCCTGGCGGTGCTGCTGGTGCTGCAGCCCTGGCTGGGGGTGAGCCCGGTGATGGCCTGCCTGATCGAGGTGGCCTACGAGGGCGGCCATGGCTCCGCCGCGGCAATGGGGCCGAGCTACGCGGCCCTGGGCTTTCCCGGCGGCCAGGCTTTGGGCTTAGCCATGGCCACGGTGGGGCTGCTCTCCTCCACTTTGGTGGGAGGGCTGGTGGTGGTGCTGGCCCGCAGCCGCGGCTGGCTGCGGACCGATGCCCCAGGCAGCGCCGCCAGCGAAAGCGCCAGCGCTGCCAGCGGCGATTCAGGTGGTGCAATGGCCTGGGCGGCGGCCTGGGCTGTGAACCTGGCCCTGGTGGGCCTTGCCGTGCTGACTGGCGTAGGGCTGCTGGGCGGGCTGCGCTGGCTCACCGCAGGACTGGGGGATGGCGTTGCCAGCGTTGTTGATGCGCTGCCGGTGTTCCCGCTGGCGATCGTGGGCTCGCTGCTGGTGCGGCTGGCGCTGGAGCGCAGTGGCAAGGCCCACTGGGCCTCTTCCGTGGTGCAGGGCCAGGTGGGCACCCTTTCGGCAGATTTGCTGATTACAGCGGCCACCGCCGGGCTGGATCTGGCCCTGCTCAAGGCCGACTGGCTGCCGCTCACGGTGCTTGCCCTAGGCGGCCTGGTGTGGAACCTGGCGGTAACCCTGCTGCTAGCCCCGCGGCTGCTGCCCGCCGACTGGTTTGAGCGGGCGGTGATTGAGTTTGGCCAGGCCACGGGAGTGGCGGCCAGCGGCCTGCTGCTGCTGCGCATGGCCGATCCAGACGACCGCAGCGACGCCCTGCCGGCCTTCTCGATTAAGCAGCTGATGCTGCAGCCGTTTTTGGCTGGAGGGGTGGTGACGGTGGTGGCGCCGCTAGCGGTGGCGGGCTGGGGGCTGCCGCTGTGGACCGGCTTCTGCTTTGCCCTGGTGCTGCTGTTTGGCGGCACCGGGCTGTGGCTGGCGCGCAATCAGGCGCCGGCGCCGTAG
- a CDS encoding S9 family peptidase: MADPPGALPAAVVVGQTPSLREPRLLDGVLYWLEQRPHQGGRTTLLRRLGPDQPAEELTPGSWNLRSRVHEYGGGSTALGHRRDGRPVAVFSHDGDRCLWLLELDSSDCQPRRLSSPGAYGGGLIDAGRDRWIGVLESVSDGGAGRDQLVAVGLEGGEPQPLVEPADFCGYPALSPSGAGLAWVEWQQPFMPWERSQLWLGHFDAAGQLRGRHLVAGSGVEPNPNISVFQPLWCGPHLVVANDRSGFWNLEQLDNAEGLGAEAPLHWRPLLPMQAEFGLPQWVFGMGTQAWDGEQLLATACLQGRWQLGRVELPNQGGDAGQWQPLAIPFDDLAGVCAERGRLACIAGSATEAAGLLELDMASGNWWHSPAAACPLALEAISLPQELWFKGHGGARSHAWFYPPAGGAHRRAPLLVKSHSGPTAMARTALNLAIQFWTSRGWGVVDVNYGGSTGFGRAYRQRLAGQWGVVDVDDCAAAAQALVAAGRADPDRIAIEGGSAGGFTTLAALCFKDVFRAGASRYGVADPSALASESHRFEARYLDGLIGAWPEARATYEARSPLAHADQIRCPVIFFQGLDDKVVPPEQTDRMAAALAANAIPVEVHRFPQEGHGFRNGATLIRVLEATEAFFRRHFNL, translated from the coding sequence GTGGCTGATCCCCCTGGAGCCCTTCCCGCCGCTGTTGTGGTGGGCCAAACCCCCAGCCTGCGGGAGCCACGGCTACTCGACGGGGTGCTCTATTGGCTGGAGCAGCGCCCCCATCAAGGGGGGCGCACGACCCTGCTGCGGCGCCTGGGGCCAGACCAGCCAGCAGAGGAGCTAACCCCTGGCAGCTGGAATCTGCGCAGCCGGGTGCATGAATACGGAGGCGGCAGTACGGCCCTGGGCCACCGGAGAGATGGCCGGCCGGTAGCGGTGTTCAGCCACGACGGCGACCGCTGCCTCTGGCTGCTGGAGCTCGATAGCAGCGATTGCCAGCCGCGACGGCTCAGCTCGCCAGGTGCCTACGGCGGCGGCTTGATCGATGCCGGCCGCGACCGCTGGATTGGCGTACTAGAGAGCGTGAGTGATGGAGGTGCTGGGCGCGACCAGCTGGTGGCTGTTGGGCTGGAAGGTGGCGAACCCCAGCCGCTGGTGGAGCCAGCCGACTTCTGCGGCTATCCGGCCCTAAGCCCCTCCGGCGCAGGGCTGGCCTGGGTGGAGTGGCAGCAGCCCTTCATGCCCTGGGAGCGCAGCCAGCTGTGGCTGGGGCACTTCGATGCGGCAGGCCAGCTCAGAGGCCGCCACCTGGTAGCAGGATCGGGGGTGGAGCCAAACCCGAATATTTCGGTGTTCCAGCCGCTCTGGTGCGGGCCCCACCTGGTGGTGGCAAACGATCGCTCCGGCTTCTGGAACCTCGAGCAGCTCGACAACGCCGAGGGACTCGGCGCAGAGGCGCCGCTGCATTGGCGGCCGCTGCTGCCCATGCAGGCGGAATTCGGACTGCCCCAGTGGGTGTTCGGTATGGGCACCCAAGCTTGGGATGGCGAGCAGCTGCTGGCCACCGCCTGCCTGCAGGGGCGCTGGCAGCTGGGGCGGGTGGAGCTGCCGAACCAGGGCGGAGACGCCGGCCAGTGGCAACCCCTGGCCATCCCCTTTGATGATCTGGCCGGCGTTTGCGCCGAAAGGGGACGACTGGCCTGCATCGCCGGTTCAGCAACTGAAGCCGCGGGCCTGCTCGAGCTAGACATGGCAAGCGGCAACTGGTGGCACAGCCCTGCTGCAGCCTGCCCTCTGGCGCTGGAGGCGATCAGCCTGCCGCAGGAGCTGTGGTTTAAGGGCCACGGCGGCGCCCGCAGCCACGCCTGGTTTTACCCCCCAGCCGGGGGAGCCCACCGCCGGGCACCCTTGCTGGTAAAAAGCCACAGCGGCCCCACCGCCATGGCCCGCACGGCCCTGAACCTTGCCATTCAGTTTTGGACGAGTCGAGGCTGGGGGGTGGTGGATGTGAACTACGGCGGCTCGACCGGCTTCGGCCGCGCCTATCGGCAGCGGCTCGCTGGCCAGTGGGGCGTGGTGGATGTGGACGATTGCGCCGCCGCCGCCCAAGCCCTGGTGGCGGCGGGCCGGGCCGATCCCGACCGCATCGCCATCGAAGGCGGCAGTGCCGGCGGTTTCACCACCCTGGCCGCCCTCTGCTTCAAGGACGTATTTCGCGCCGGCGCGAGCCGCTACGGCGTAGCCGACCCCAGCGCGTTGGCGTCTGAGAGCCATCGCTTTGAAGCCCGCTATCTCGATGGTCTGATCGGTGCCTGGCCGGAAGCGCGCGCCACCTACGAGGCCCGCTCGCCCCTCGCCCACGCCGATCAAATCCGCTGCCCCGTGATCTTTTTTCAGGGCCTCGATGACAAGGTGGTGCCACCGGAGCAGACCGACCGCATGGCAGCAGCGCTCGCAGCCAACGCCATCCCGGTGGAGGTGCACCGCTTCCCGCAGGAGGGCCACGGCTTCCGCAATGGTGCCACCTTGATCCGCGTCCTGGAGGCCACCGAGGCCTTCTTCCGCCGGCACTTCAACCTGTGA
- the def gene encoding peptide deformylase, whose translation MARSAVQANRGVQVPKDALEESPLTIHTLGDGVLRAPAKRISKVDESVRDLARDMLRSMYAAKGIGLAAPQVGVHKQLLVIDLDPENAAAAPLVLINPEIACFGAAIETYEEGCLSIPGVYLNVVRPATVEVSYRDEMGRPQRVKADGLLARCIQHEMDHLEGVLFVDRVTDELSLNEGLLEKGFQRADVRSIR comes from the coding sequence ATGGCACGCTCCGCCGTTCAGGCAAACCGCGGCGTTCAAGTGCCCAAGGATGCCCTTGAGGAGTCCCCCCTCACAATCCACACCCTTGGCGATGGGGTGCTGCGCGCCCCTGCCAAGCGCATCAGCAAGGTTGATGAGAGTGTGCGAGATCTGGCCCGGGACATGCTGCGCAGCATGTACGCGGCCAAGGGCATCGGTTTGGCGGCACCCCAGGTGGGAGTGCATAAGCAGTTGCTGGTGATTGATCTTGATCCCGAGAATGCCGCTGCGGCGCCGCTGGTTTTGATCAATCCCGAAATCGCCTGCTTCGGCGCTGCGATCGAGACCTACGAGGAAGGCTGTCTCAGCATTCCTGGTGTTTACCTGAATGTGGTGCGCCCGGCCACGGTCGAAGTCAGCTATCGCGACGAGATGGGCCGCCCCCAACGGGTCAAGGCTGATGGTTTGCTGGCCCGCTGCATCCAGCACGAGATGGACCACCTCGAAGGTGTGCTTTTCGTAGATCGGGTTACCGATGAGCTCAGCCTCAATGAAGGCCTGCTGGAAAAAGGCTTTCAACGGGCAGATGTCCGTTCCATCCGCTGA
- a CDS encoding DUF3747 domain-containing protein yields MRLPRLGANSLPLAAGAFATGVAFAANPAVASALFQAADLSQERFVLVAAPIGDGVRAQLNIYEQVKPTRPCFAVAPGSPAPVDPLLATFDFSGICSRFIDANGYSVRVGGADLATSYRLTVLRQSGDNVLLAVPTKAGAGPEMLVARTQGPGAGFLQLVFEPGWQLKRRAYGGRNLGHVYLYRDTWPDTAIQPGLPEVAPSPISDLSGVGR; encoded by the coding sequence ATGCGATTGCCCCGACTGGGTGCCAATTCCCTCCCCCTGGCAGCTGGAGCTTTCGCCACTGGGGTGGCCTTTGCTGCCAACCCAGCCGTGGCCAGCGCCCTGTTTCAAGCTGCGGATCTCAGCCAGGAGCGTTTTGTGCTGGTGGCAGCGCCGATCGGCGATGGCGTCCGCGCTCAGCTCAACATCTATGAGCAGGTAAAGCCGACCAGGCCCTGTTTTGCCGTAGCTCCTGGCTCACCAGCTCCGGTGGATCCCTTGCTTGCAACTTTTGATTTCAGCGGCATCTGCAGCCGCTTCATCGACGCCAACGGCTACTCGGTGCGTGTAGGCGGCGCAGATCTGGCCACGAGTTATCGCCTAACAGTTCTGCGTCAGAGCGGCGACAACGTGCTGCTGGCCGTGCCCACCAAGGCCGGGGCGGGCCCAGAAATGCTGGTTGCCCGCACCCAGGGTCCGGGCGCTGGCTTCCTGCAGTTGGTGTTTGAACCGGGCTGGCAGCTCAAGCGGCGGGCCTACGGCGGTCGAAATCTGGGCCACGTGTATCTCTACCGCGATACCTGGCCAGATACGGCGATCCAGCCTGGGCTGCCAGAGGTGGCGCCCAGCCCCATTTCAGACCTCTCTGGCGTCGGGCGCTGA